The window AGCAGCGCGGTGACACCGCAGCCACCCCAAGCTGCACTGCGACCCGCGCAcctcccagctccagctgcagctccgcCGGTTCGGCCCCAGCCGCAGGGAGCTGCTCGGTCCCGCATCCCGCCCGCGCCCTCCAGTTGTGCCGCCGCCGCGCGCGGCCCATATCGGAACCGACCCGGCCCACGTGCAGCGCCAGGCAGCCCCACTTCCGGGCACCGCGGTCTCGCGAGGAAGGGCGACGCGTACGCGCAGGCGCAGCACAGAAAAGGGGCGTGGCTTGTTAGTTAGGGGGCGGGGCCCAGGGGGTGGGGGCGGGGCCGCAGCGCTTGGCGCGCCGTTCGGCACCGTCAGGGCTGGGGGCCGTGGGTCACCAAGACAGCCATCCCGCCCCCCGGCCCACCGCAGCAAACACCAGtccagttaaaaagaaaagatcaacTTTTAATGTGCTGTCATCACAGTTGGGTGGAATTATCCAAAAGTTTAAAATACATGCGGATACAACAAaaccttttgttttccagcccAGACAAAGAGAACTCGTGGTCATTCACGTCATTAGCTGCCAAATACAGATCGGTACGTGAGCAAATCACACCTAAACTTCTACACCACCAAGAGCTACGGTTACACACTGGTCTATGTTCCACATTCACTACGCAACACATCTTAAAAGCGAGCCACGAGTTGGAGGACGCACtaacacagcactgagccaCAGCAGGGCACACAAGGCACTCCGACACCCAACAGCACTTGGAGAAGCGTTACAGTCTGCGCGCGACGGGTCGGTTATCTACAGGTGAGGTGCCTACCTGCAAGGAAACCCCTACAAGCGTCATTTGAACAAAAATGCCAATGCACTGAGAACACAACGGTAGTTTCAAACATCAGGCCTCGAAGCACGGAGCTCAGAACGCTGAAGACCAGCCTTGGAATTTGGTACCAGGCGCTGTGGAGCCCACAGCcggtgctgtgtgctgtgttacAGCCAGGCTGGCAGCTGTGGGATCGGGGCTCTCCTTGTGCCACCAACACAGGCAGGcgtgcagggctctgctgtgcccacagcccgTACCTGCACACCTAACCGAGATGCTCACACTCATGGCAATAGCAAAGCAGTGCAACCAGTCACTTAACGAGGTCTACGAATCAGAGCCAACACTTGGTGGGTCAACTACATGACTTGGAATGGAAAGTATCTGTAAAAGGTATTTACAAAAGTAAGTTGAAAGAGGTTAAATACCACATTCATATCTCAAAAGCATTTTCACTACAGtgcatgtttaaaaatacagagcatTTTTAAAGTAGATATATTGAAGACTAgattgtgctttaaaaaaaatgattactTCTGAATTTGACTAACGTGAAAACTGAGTGCTGGgaaaaatactgattaaaaataTCCAATTTTATATATACTGCTCTTCACATAACATTTTGCTATACATGGGATGCaagtaaatacaaaaatactttttccaagCAGCAGGGCGATCAAAACTAAGAGAATTAATACAGGAGGGCTGATTTttacaaaactaaaataaacGATTAGAGACACAGGGAGAAACTATAATCAAGTTTCATATAGTATTTGTAAAGAAATCTTTATAATAGACAGCTCTTAATATATAAACGATTCAGCATTTTTAACTTCAACATTAAATATGGATTACGTAAAATACAATCTATGCAAATCTGACTCATGCACATAGTCCTACTGAAGGCAATGGAGTAAGGTTTGCAGACTTTGGTCCTCAGGCCTCAGATTTAGCAAAACTAAGAGACGTGACCACCTTTGCTAACCAATTCCTAATGTCCACGGTGGTGCTTAGCTCAGTCCTCTgtgcacaacagcagcaaaaccagagCTTACAGGGAAGACTCTGCAATACTACAGAAAATGAGCTGTAACAAATGAATACACCGTCATTCCAATGCTCAGCTTCGCAAGGCAGATTATTTGTCTCCATAGAGCTTATCTGTTTATGGGAAGGATTTTAAGTTGCAAAAAAGCGGCTTCTTTGCAACTCTAACCAtgtatttcttgaaaaatgAGACTCAGAGGAAACTGCAGatgcaataaaaaaattaaattgcgTTACAGCAGTGCCAACTGCATATCAACTTCAACCACGTCGAACTTCAGCGACTGCAGGTTGACACGAAGGCCATAAGAATGGATTATAAAAGAGCCATTCACGTAAATGCCACAGACAGACCAGAAGAGGTTAGGCAAGTAAAACGCTTTTTCAGAAGAGCATTAAACTTCAGCATAAAGGAAAAAACCAATTCAGCCCACGATACATTCAGTAAAGCAGCACACTGAGGCCCTGCCTGGGCAGCCGCGGCCCCGCTCAGCAGCCACGTGGATTTGCTCCCATTGCTTTCAGGCCAGTCCCTGCTGCAGACCCAGTTCTTGTTGCGGGTTCTCTTAACCTATCATTCAGAAATTAGGCAAGGCGTTGTTCCTCAGCTGTGGCCCATTTTTACCTCTGCTGGCACTGTCACTGTGCTCAGCACTCAGCGCCATCGGTTACAAACCTCTGACTGACTTCCCTCCCTGAGGTCACCTTTGTTTCAGCACATTTCAAACTGTACAAAACCAGTGCTCACCTACCAAGCTACTTAATCACAAGGTTACAAACACATAAATCCTTCAAAATACAGCTGCTCCAAGCTCCTACGTGGCTTTGTTTAGCACACCTTTCCATGAGGAGACTCGCTTCCCCAAAGCCCAATATATTGAGGACACAGACTTCAGGATAAAAGCGCCTACAAAACgaaattagaaaagaaatccaGATCTTCCTGCAGGTAATTTATTGCCACTTATTGGTCCTGAGAAAGCTTTCAGCAACGATGCATTTGCAAGTGGTTTAACTGCTGACTTCTTTTGTGTAAATGGGTCCCAAgattaaaaactgcattattCCATCCTACGCACTGATGCTTGAAATACACTTCACTATGAAGGTCAGATAGGAATTACAGATTGCCACGCCACATCTTTTCCTCTTGTGTCAACCAATTAAATCGGATTTCCTTTCGGATGTCAAAATCTAAGTTCCTGAtaggaaaagcaatgaaataaagCCACACGTGCACTTCTCAATTCCTTATGTGGGACTGGCGTTTAAGGACCTGAAACTTAATAAATCATCCTTCTCCCTTATTCCCTGCCTCCTATTAAAATCTAGGGCGTGAATTTTATGGCCTGGATACCAGAAAATTACTTTATATTCTATGAAAGACAACTTCAAGGCAATGAAATAAGCCAACAGTAAGAGAAAACCATTTGAGACTTtgcacaaacaaacaacaacagcaaaggGTGGACCCACAGCAGTTACCTCTCAACAGAAGTGTTCGGTAGCTTTAGATTTTAACTTTGTGTGTCAAATTTGCATATGTTTAGctgaatttcagtattttaaagacTACTCGATTTGCTTTTATAAAAAATTTacaaaagatgtttttaaatgcttgtaAAAGTAAGCGTTTCTCTACTGATAAAATTCTAGTACTGGATAAAACTCTGAATATACGGCTTAATTCTCTTTCCTACAAGTACAATGGCTGAGTGTGTAATCTAGATCAATTAGTCTTACACATGATGAAAAGTTATAACTCTGCACACTTTTTACCATGTgatgttttgttgctttgtaaCTTCAAATGAGACAGTGCTTAGGAACTTTCTAGAGCTGGTGTACGGTGGTCTATGGGGGTGGGGTCATTGGTCACCGCCTCTGTCCAGGTTCTCAATCACCCTGGACAGACGTATGTTCAGCAGTCTGATCTGGCTGTCGAGGTGGTCCATCTTCTcctccaggctgctgctgctgtttctcctcCAGTAAAATCCCACCGGCCCCGTCATGAAGTAGACAGCCACCACgaagcagagaggcagcacCGCGTGTTCCGGGTCACCTTCGTACTTCTGCAGGATGTAAATGCACGAGAGGGTGAAGAGGGCAACCCTCGCTATCCAGAAAAAACGGCCGAAGATCATGTGCAGGAGATAGAAGAAGAATCCGAGGAAGAGAGATAAAAACCAATAGGCGAGTAAGATGGCACCGATGAGCAGAATAGCCCGGGTCGGGTTGTTGGCAATTGCTGCTGGGCTGAAATAGTGAGTCAAGTTGGaggctgaaaaacaaagggaaatgtaCAGCGTGTTAACAAGCACACATACAAGAGAGAACGGCAGAAACATGAGCACAGCTTCAGTTACCCATTTCTGGATGGATCTTTCTCTGATCACTGGCCCAGCTCTAATGATGCAATTTAATTAATGCTCTTAAAGAAGATTCTGCGCCTCTCCTTCATTTCCATGCACTGTTGCAGACTATTTGCATCCATTCAATGATGACACCAAAGAGCTGACTGTGACCCGTCACCCTATTACAGACATCCTATAAGCACTCACACCAAAACACAACAGTTGGGTTTAAGCTTCTGGTTTGGAGGCCACGATAGCACAGTCAAAATCACGTGAAGTAGGCAGAGATACCACTGGTGAATGTTCTATGTAGCATGATACAACACAGTTAGTTTCCCACTCAGCCTATGTTTGTGTGCAATGACACGGATTGATACAGCTCAGGGGTTAAATGGCATCATCACACTTACCATCAATTCCAAGAACATCTAACAAATCAGTCCATATTCTCCAGAACGTGTCCATTAATACATCCACCCCATTCACAAACCTCTCTGTCAACCttgagaaaaactgagaaataaaattgaaaattaagaaagaataataaaaccCCTCAATTATTGCAACTTACTAGTCATGAGCAGAACTGTAAGTCATGCAGCAGAAACTGCAGAATATTTGGAAGAccccaaggaaaaaaattgaaccAGAGAACCATGGAAGgacttgtgttggaagggaccttaaaagcACCCAGTCCCAGCCTTTGCCCTGGGCAGGGCcccaaagatgatcagagggctgcatCACCTTatctacaaagacaggctgagggagctgggcttgttcagcctggagcaaagaaggctgtggggtgacctcattgcagcctttcagtatctaaagggagcctacaaacaggaggggagtcaactctttgaaagggtagataacagcaggacaaggggaaatggttttaagttgagggaggggagacttaggttggatgtcaggggaagttctttcctatgaaggtggtgaggtgctggaacagctgcccagggaggctgtggatgcccatccatccctggaggtgttcaaggccaagttggatgaagccctgggcagcctgggctgatattaaatggggaggttggtggcccttcctgtggcagggagttggagacttgtgatccttgaggtcccttccaaccccggccattctgtgattctgtaatcacAAACTTAGTCGGCACAGTTGCTCTTATTAAGATGTTTTAGCACGCAAACTTGCAGGTTAACAGACTTTAAAAACGCACTTTGTTCGCTGTGCATCGTTCAGAGGCTTAAAGAAAACACGACGGATACGGTAGAGCATGCCAGAGAATCGCGTTTTCATTGAGGAACCGAGATGCGCCGGGGCACGCCAGGACTCAGCACCGCTTCCTTCCCCAGCGCACCCACAGAGCGCAGCACGCTCCGCATCCCGGCCGGAGGGCTCCTGCGAACAGCCGCCGGCCTCCGCCACCCGGAACGGCTTTAACCGGACGTGTCCTCGCCACCGTCGCGCTGCGGCTCGCCGCGCGCCTCCCCTCCCCAAAGCCCGGCTCCCGCCGCTCGGCCGAGCCCAGCACCGGGCTTCGCTCCTTGCGGCCTCTCGCCGTGCGACGCGCGGCCCTCGGACAGCCGGGGAAGGGGAGGCAGCGCGGGTGCGCGCGTATGAGCGGGAAGAGCGGCCTCACCTTCTGCAGGGCCCGCACGTTGTCCTCCCCGAACAGGCCGCTGACGCCCTGGTAGAGGCCGCTGGCGGCTCGGCGGAAGCTGTTCTGCTTCTCGGCGCCACGGCTCCGCGCCGCCCGAGCGCCGGGCCCCGCCGTGCCGCCCAGCAGCAGGgcgaggagcagcagcaccgcCGGCAGCCGACCCGCCGCCATGGCCGCCCGCGCTGCACGCTGCGCCGCGGTTATAGCGCCGCCTTCAGGCCGCGCCGCGAGGTCCGCCGCCGTCCTTGGGGCGGGGCGCGGGCAGCCGGGGCGGTGCGGCTCCATCGGAGCGGTTTCACGTGGGTCCTTCCCGAGCTATCGGAGCAATAAAAGCGCAGCAGTGCGAGTTGGGCAGCGTTACCTGCTGCTTCTGGGTAGCGAAACCTAGCCGGGACGTGAGCACGGCGAGGAGTTGCGGTTGTGTTTGGGGAGGTGACCGTGCGTGTACAGCATTCGCTGGGATCTCTGCTCTGATACCTGCACTCCCCCATAGAGAAAACTGCTCCTGTCTGCCCTTCCTGGGGAGTTCTACAGCCTCAGGGTGCACCTGTGCCTCAGCTTTGTGTATCTGTGATACTGGAACCATGTCCTTGATGCTTAAACTCGTAGCTGAGCATAAATCTTGTTACAAAGTAGTCAAGCAGACATTTAGATTatagatatttttcttattgCCTTTTAGTCTGGccaaaatgcttattttcacaTTTAGCAGAATAGCTCAGGCCTTTCAGCCTTTATTTATATTTGGCCCTGAAGGCGCTGGGCTCAGACCCAGGGAGGCACTTAGGCTCCCACGTGATTTCAGTAGGACATTGattctttatattttcataaaagctgctttcattctgttttaatCCTGGACCTGGTCATACCTGTACATACGCTGATATCTGTGTCGTGCTCTCCAAAATGAGTTGGCAGTGGATAACAGTTACTTGGAGGTTGTCAGGGGGTCTCTGGTTATCTGCCCTCGGTGTCATGCATTGATTCCCAGCATACAGCATCCACTCTGGGAGCATTTCCTCCATGTAAAAATTTCGCATTAGCAAAACATATCTGCAATTTAATTAAATGTCAcaaatgttgttttctgtgcCAGTTACAATTGCTCCATTTGCTCTCAGCTGGCATGGCTTCTTCTGGATCTCCTTGCGCTGTTTCTGGTCCAGCAGGTCTTGATGCTGAGGATCTGGGACAGTTCCTATTTCCCTGTGTGAATTTTCATTGGGAGTTTTCCCCCAAAATCCATTCTGCAAAATGTTTGTTGTTTCCTTCCGTCCGCTCTTTGCAGATGCCTGTGGGCCAATTTTAGAGGCTGCCTTTGGAAGCTGTGATCGTGGCTGTCCTTCACAAGAGGTCAGGTTAATTTGGGAATCACCCCTGGCACATCACAGATTGCCAGATCTGTCTCAATGAGCCTATTTTAGGTAAATTCACCTCACCTTACCGCAGCTCTTACGAAATTACACAATATTTCACCTTTCTcttgtttaaataaatgaaaccatGTCTGCTCAAAGAATACATTGCCTCATGGCATGAAATATTGATCTCGTTTTTCTTTAACCACGTTGAACTTTTTATTAGGACAACTGTGAGGCTTCTAGAAGGATCTTCCCCTGAGGATGAGCAGTGTGAGCAGCACGCCAGCACTTGTGCTTCCTGATCTGGAGACTGCACGTGTTTTCTTATTCAGAGAGGTCTAACAACATTCTTAACAGCTTTGGGAATAAATTGGGGTCTTTGCAATGTCAAACTATTATCGTGTCACAAggttctctctttttaaaatcattcttacattgaaaaataatggGCAAAGCCTTTAAGAGAGCTGAGTGGCGTTGATGTGAACCAGTCCTTAACCTCCCCAgcccttctttttctgccttcatcTCACAGCTCACTTTGCCATAACTTATTATATACAACCTCCTTCTGTGCCCTTTTTTATTCGCGTTCTGCTGTTATCTCTATGAGgctgctgtgcttcactgcttcttttcttttcttttttgtcttcctactttctgcagatgcttttgctgtttgttcttgCTGCCGTTACCTCAGGCACCACTCAAGGGCAGCTGAGCCCAAGAATGCCAGCTGTGCCTCAAGATTCTCACCCTCCTACAGACCAATTAACCAGCTGGTGGCCACTCCGAATATGGGGATTTGGAGCACAGTTTCTTAACGCAGCTGTTGGATCAGTGGATCACCATCAATCCTGAGCACAGAGCGCCCTGAGGTATAATTACAAAACTGTTAGCTCACAGTGATTGTATCCCTTGTTTTAATTTAACAGGCTGGCTGCAGGTTAGTTGTGCCACAAATGAGGCAGTATCATCACCGTTCCTCTTAATAACTCCTGCAATGTCCTTTGAAGGGTTCTTAATCTAATCTAGAGCGCAAACTGTGATTTAATTTGTAGCCGATTATTACCACTATTAGGTATAAAGCCAGGGTAAGAAAAGATTTGGAAATTGTGAATTCCAGTTAACCTCATTTGGGTTATTTTCCCCCTCACTATTCTCATCTAGCTTCTGAATCGTTAGCAGTCACTGCATTCCTCCTTGAGCTCCTTTTGCTGTGAAAGGTTTCgttctcccttttctccccgCTTCTCTGAAGCCActtttgaaagatgaaaaaatgttttatttggataaggaaaaagaggaataaCAGTGAGGTACAGGGAGACAGATCCAAAGCGAGGATGCAGCAGTGCAACTGCTGTTCGTACATGAGAAGGGCGCCAGGTGTTCCTAAAACTCGACTTCTATCACAAACCCCACCTgctccttcctctccccacTGGGGCAGCCTGCTTTAAACCGGGCCTTTTTGACCTCAGGGAGAAGAATTTTTGGGTCCCTCCTCGGGTCATTCGGCGCCACGTTTTCTTTTTGGTTGCAAACCTACTTTGTGAGCTGAAAACGATTTTACAACCAGCACCCCTCAGCACCCAGCCCTCCACCCTCCGCTGAGAATAAGAGCTCCCCCCGGATTGGGCACACCTCCTTCCGATGCGTCAGCTCATTGGTCGGCAGAGACGACGGCTTGCAAAATGTCCGCGCTGATTGGTTCCTCGCCATGTCAGCTCTTCCCCGCTCAGCCTAGCCGTGAGGAGAGCGGGCTCTGGGCTGATGTGGGGCCAGGCGCGCGCCGGCCAATCGCTCGTGGCGGCGTCGTGACCGCCGTGCGCCGCGCGGATCCGTCCGCAGCGCGGGGCCGCCTGAGGGGCGGCGGCCGGAGGGGGGAGCGTGTGCAGGGCAAGCGGGGCGAAAGGGGGAATCGCCCCTTTTTGCGTCGGTCTGTGCCCGAGCTGAATGTGACAGGCGGGCTGGGAGCGTCAGGCGAGGCTCTCGGAGGGGCTGCCCCAAAATGTCACATCTCAGCGCACGAGGGGAGCGGCTGGGCGGCCACGCGCAGGGCACGGGGACAGCGACCGCTCTTCTCCCCGCCCCGGGCTGCGACCGAGCGCTTCACACCTGGGTGACCCCAGCGCCGAGCCGGAGGGCACGGGGCCGCGCGATTGCCTCAATCCCGTGTTTTCCCAGGCCTGCCAGATTTACTTGGCAGCGCGTTACACGCCGCTGTCCCGCTCTGGGCTACGTCTGCCAGTTCACGGCTATCAAGAGACGAGAAGCAGCCGAGCTGCCGCGCC of the Lagopus muta isolate bLagMut1 chromosome 17, bLagMut1 primary, whole genome shotgun sequence genome contains:
- the LOC125701774 gene encoding BRI3-binding protein, whose protein sequence is MAAGRLPAVLLLLALLLGGTAGPGARAARSRGAEKQNSFRRAASGLYQGVSGLFGEDNVRALQKFFSRLTERFVNGVDVLMDTFWRIWTDLLDVLGIDASNLTHYFSPAAIANNPTRAILLIGAILLAYWFLSLFLGFFFYLLHMIFGRFFWIARVALFTLSCIYILQKYEGDPEHAVLPLCFVVAVYFMTGPVGFYWRRNSSSSLEEKMDHLDSQIRLLNIRLSRVIENLDRGGDQ